One genomic segment of Candidatus Fukatsuia endosymbiont of Tuberolachnus salignus includes these proteins:
- the hemC gene encoding hydroxymethylbilane synthase yields the protein MSKTVIRIATRQSPLAMWQACYVQQGLQSAHPHLQIELISMITRGDIVLDTPLAKIGGKGLFVKELELALLQNKADIAVHSMKDVPISLPEGLGLVTFCERDDPRDAFVANHYERLEQLPAGSVVGTSSLRRQCQIRKHHPHLIVRDLRGNLGTRLRKLDKGNYDAIILAVAGLQRLGLAHRVSYSLTPEESLPAVGQGVIGIECRLDDDETRQLLAPLNHRPTELRVCAERALNIRLEGGCQLPVGSYAELKGENLWLRALIGAPDGSQIIYGERRGPASCAEQIGIDLADELLSRGAREILAAIYPKPLSL from the coding sequence ATGTCGAAAACAGTGATCCGTATCGCCACACGGCAAAGCCCGCTTGCAATGTGGCAAGCTTGTTATGTACAGCAGGGCTTACAATCTGCTCATCCGCATTTGCAAATAGAACTGATATCCATGATCACGCGTGGGGATATTGTTTTGGATACACCCTTGGCAAAAATAGGGGGTAAAGGATTATTCGTTAAGGAACTCGAACTAGCACTATTGCAAAATAAAGCTGATATCGCCGTTCATTCCATGAAAGACGTGCCGATCAGCTTACCAGAGGGATTAGGACTCGTGACCTTCTGTGAACGGGATGATCCACGTGATGCGTTCGTTGCTAACCATTACGAGCGGCTTGAGCAATTACCTGCTGGCAGTGTCGTCGGCACGTCGAGCCTCCGTCGTCAATGTCAAATCCGTAAACATCACCCACATCTTATTGTCCGCGATTTACGTGGTAATCTTGGTACCCGTCTCCGTAAGTTAGATAAAGGGAACTATGACGCCATTATTTTAGCTGTAGCCGGTTTGCAACGCCTTGGATTGGCGCATCGTGTCAGCTATTCACTGACTCCAGAAGAGTCACTACCTGCAGTAGGTCAGGGCGTGATTGGTATTGAATGCCGCCTGGATGACGATGAGACACGCCAGTTATTGGCACCATTAAACCATCGTCCAACTGAACTGCGAGTCTGTGCTGAACGAGCACTCAATATTCGCCTGGAAGGAGGCTGCCAATTACCCGTTGGTAGTTATGCCGAATTGAAAGGCGAGAATTTATGGCTTAGAGCGCTGATCGGAGCGCCAGACGGCAGTCAAATTATTTATGGTGAACGCCGTGGACCAGCGAGTTGCGCAGAACAAATCGGCATTGACCTGGCTGATGAATTGCTGTCACGGGGCGCGCGCGAAATCCTCGCCGCAATTTATCCAAAACCACTGTCACTATGA
- the hemD gene encoding uroporphyrinogen-III synthase, with protein MSIPTILVTRPSPAGEQLVNRLRTLGLMAYHAPLVNLSPGNDLTRLPVLLQAMQPGDLVFVLSQNAIRYIHPLLNRNKLSWPAKLTYYAIGRSTALALQAVSHLPVNYPLNVSTSEGLLALPELQRVNGKQALLLRGNGGRALLGETLIIRGAKVSYCECYQRNPVYYDAHKQSAYWQHARINTLVVTSGEMLQQLYTLIPAYYRSFWLLHCRMIVVSERLAAYANRLGWHDVRVAEGADNDALIRELQ; from the coding sequence ATGTCAATACCCACCATTTTGGTAACCCGGCCTTCTCCTGCGGGTGAACAGTTAGTTAACCGGCTACGTACTCTTGGCCTAATGGCCTATCATGCACCGTTGGTTAACTTGTCACCAGGCAACGATTTAACCCGGCTACCCGTGTTGCTACAGGCTATGCAGCCAGGAGATCTGGTTTTTGTACTGTCGCAAAACGCCATTCGTTATATCCACCCGCTATTAAACAGAAATAAACTGTCATGGCCGGCTAAGCTGACTTATTATGCTATTGGTCGCAGCACAGCCTTGGCGCTACAGGCTGTCAGCCATTTACCGGTAAATTACCCGCTCAATGTTTCCACTAGCGAAGGGCTACTTGCCTTACCTGAATTACAACGAGTTAATGGTAAACAGGCACTACTTCTACGTGGCAATGGTGGACGTGCATTACTGGGTGAAACTCTTATCATTCGAGGGGCGAAAGTGAGTTATTGTGAGTGCTATCAACGCAATCCGGTTTATTATGATGCCCATAAACAAAGTGCTTACTGGCAACACGCGAGGATTAACACGCTGGTAGTGACTAGCGGCGAAATGTTACAACAACTCTATACTTTAATTCCGGCATATTATCGTTCTTTTTGGCTGCTCCACTGCCGCATGATAGTCGTCAGCGAACGCTTAGCCGCTTATGCCAACCGGTTGGGTTGGCACGATGTTCGCGTGGCCGAGGGTGCTGACAATGATGCCTTGATCCGTGAGTTACAATAG
- the hemX gene encoding uroporphyrinogen-III C-methyltransferase has product MTEQNTQSIPIEGTTTVKEKVPKKEQQSITREKRSGSLNLLLLGTVIIVLVSTLSTGLYFYQQQQFQQQHVTNQSLRQELTQLKQSQAEDRKQLELLLQQHSKALETSNRQQDSLTRQLNELQEKIASISSSDAKIWLLAQADFLVKMAGRKLWGDQDITSAAILLKSADASLVDMNDPSLIEVRRAITEDINTVSIINQIDFDGIILKLNQLANQVDSLRLADNSTDNPPMDEDNNALSGSLSQWRQNLNKSWQNFITDFISIRRRDSNAEPLLAPNQDVYLRENIRARLLIAAQAVSRHQDEVYRQSLETSSTWIRAYFDANDINSKTFLAELDNLSQQSISTNLPDHLRSPSILENLMQTRVRNLLAQTPMHSQEH; this is encoded by the coding sequence ATGACGGAACAAAATACCCAATCTATCCCTATAGAAGGCACCACAACTGTAAAGGAAAAGGTGCCAAAGAAAGAGCAACAGTCAATAACACGAGAAAAACGTTCGGGGTCTTTAAACCTACTCTTACTGGGCACTGTCATCATCGTACTCGTTAGCACGTTAAGCACGGGTCTTTATTTTTATCAACAACAACAATTCCAGCAACAGCACGTCACCAATCAATCATTACGCCAAGAGTTAACTCAATTAAAACAGAGCCAAGCAGAAGACAGAAAACAGTTGGAATTGTTACTACAGCAGCACAGTAAAGCGTTAGAGACATCGAATCGTCAACAAGACTCCTTGACACGTCAACTAAACGAGTTACAGGAAAAAATCGCCTCTATTTCGAGCAGTGACGCCAAGATCTGGTTACTTGCTCAGGCGGATTTCCTTGTGAAAATGGCTGGGCGTAAACTGTGGGGGGATCAAGATATTACCAGCGCCGCTATCTTACTGAAAAGTGCTGATGCTAGCCTCGTAGATATGAATGACCCCAGTTTAATCGAAGTACGTCGCGCTATCACCGAAGATATCAACACAGTATCCATTATCAATCAGATTGATTTTGATGGCATTATTCTTAAGCTGAATCAACTGGCAAATCAGGTTGATAGCCTCCGTTTAGCCGATAATAGTACTGATAATCCACCGATGGATGAAGATAACAACGCACTCTCTGGTTCTTTATCTCAATGGCGGCAGAATTTAAATAAAAGCTGGCAGAATTTTATTACCGATTTTATTAGCATCCGGCGCCGTGATAGCAATGCCGAACCACTATTAGCGCCAAATCAGGATGTTTATTTGCGTGAGAATATCCGTGCCCGTCTGTTGATAGCAGCCCAGGCTGTTTCTCGTCATCAGGATGAAGTTTATAGACAGTCGCTCGAGACGAGTTCCACCTGGATACGGGCTTACTTTGATGCTAACGATATCAATAGCAAAACGTTTCTTGCCGAGCTTGATAATCTAAGCCAACAATCGATTTCAACGAATCTACCCGATCATTTAAGAAGCCCATCAATTTTAGAAAATTTGATGCAGACCCGTGTCCGTAATCTGCTGGCGCAAACGCCAATGCATTCTCAGGAGCACTAA
- a CDS encoding flagellar biosynthesis protein FlhA — protein MINNSLKNITHFFRHTHISVPILLLCVLAMIILPLSPLVLDILFTFNIVLSVLVLLVSVNSKRPLDFAIFPTILLITTLMRLTLNVASTRVVLLHGHEGIGAAGKVIEAFGQVVIGGNFVVGFVVFIILMIINFVVVTKGAERISEVSARFTLDALPGKQMAIDADLNAGLLNQEQARQRRKEIANEADFYGAMDGASKFVRGDAIAGIMILIINVIGGVCIGIFKYDLDASQSFQQYVLLTIGDGLVAQIPSLLLATAAAIIVTRVSDGGDMSDEIKDQLLAKPNVLYTAAFVMFVLAIVPGMPHIAFLSFTALLLFAAWQQGKKIQYAAPEPDINTITQAISTDDAMNISWESIPIVEPIALTLGYKLVTLVDKAKGSPLTQRIRGVRQIISETCGILFPEVRIRENFRLKPTQYSININNVKMAEGEVHADRLMAIPTPELYGEIDGILETDPAYGMAIVWIDPEDKPQALGLGYQVVDCASVVATHVNKVARQHLPELFNYDDITPLHQRLAALSPRLAEDLATALNFSQLLRIYRQLLTEHVPLKDIVTIAATLVESSAVTKDTLLLTADVRYALRHAIVNELNRDKKELPVYTINNELENLLLGALSQSQQTSKISLDSFPVDPNILTQLQNNMPIINEQMKVQGHTPILLVTPQLRPLLARYARLFSQGLNVLSYNEIPDDMDLTVVGTLD, from the coding sequence ATGATAAATAATAGTTTAAAAAATATTACTCACTTTTTCAGGCATACACACATCAGCGTGCCCATATTGCTGCTTTGTGTTTTGGCGATGATTATTTTACCGCTTTCTCCATTGGTACTGGATATTCTGTTTACCTTCAATATTGTATTGTCGGTATTGGTGTTATTGGTCAGTGTCAACAGTAAAAGACCGCTGGATTTTGCCATTTTCCCAACAATATTGTTGATAACGACCTTAATGCGTTTAACGCTCAACGTTGCTTCAACGCGCGTTGTTTTGCTTCACGGCCATGAGGGGATAGGCGCAGCAGGTAAAGTGATCGAGGCCTTCGGTCAAGTCGTGATCGGGGGCAACTTTGTTGTCGGTTTTGTGGTGTTCATTATCCTGATGATTATCAATTTTGTCGTGGTCACTAAGGGAGCGGAACGTATCTCCGAGGTTTCTGCACGTTTTACCCTGGATGCTTTACCGGGTAAACAGATGGCGATAGATGCTGATCTTAACGCCGGTTTACTCAATCAGGAACAAGCACGTCAACGTCGTAAAGAGATCGCCAATGAGGCGGATTTTTACGGGGCGATGGATGGTGCTTCTAAATTTGTCCGCGGTGATGCCATCGCTGGTATTATGATCCTGATCATTAATGTGATTGGTGGCGTTTGTATCGGCATTTTTAAATATGATCTCGACGCCAGTCAATCTTTTCAGCAATATGTCTTGCTGACCATTGGTGATGGTCTGGTTGCTCAAATTCCTTCTCTATTATTGGCGACGGCCGCGGCAATTATCGTCACTCGTGTCAGCGATGGTGGTGATATGAGTGATGAAATAAAAGATCAACTCCTCGCCAAACCGAATGTTTTATATACTGCTGCTTTCGTGATGTTTGTTCTGGCAATCGTACCGGGTATGCCGCATATCGCATTTCTCAGTTTTACGGCATTGCTGTTGTTTGCCGCTTGGCAGCAAGGAAAGAAAATTCAGTATGCTGCGCCAGAACCGGATATTAATACCATTACTCAGGCTATTTCTACCGATGATGCAATGAACATCAGTTGGGAAAGCATCCCGATAGTTGAACCCATTGCACTGACGTTAGGATATAAGCTAGTGACGTTGGTCGATAAAGCGAAAGGTAGCCCACTCACGCAGAGGATCCGCGGGGTGCGGCAAATTATTTCTGAAACATGTGGCATTTTGTTCCCAGAAGTGCGTATCCGGGAAAATTTTCGCCTTAAACCAACACAATATTCAATTAATATTAATAATGTCAAAATGGCTGAAGGAGAAGTTCACGCCGACAGGTTAATGGCTATCCCCACTCCTGAATTGTACGGTGAAATCGATGGTATATTGGAGACTGATCCGGCTTACGGTATGGCGATTGTCTGGATCGACCCTGAAGATAAACCTCAGGCACTGGGTCTTGGCTATCAGGTGGTAGATTGTGCCAGTGTGGTGGCAACACATGTAAATAAAGTCGCGCGTCAACATTTGCCAGAATTATTTAATTATGATGACATCACGCCATTACATCAGCGACTGGCAGCCTTGTCGCCACGTTTAGCTGAAGATCTTGCAACTGCTTTAAACTTTAGCCAGTTATTGCGGATCTATCGCCAGTTATTGACTGAGCATGTGCCGTTAAAAGATATCGTGACTATCGCTGCCACTTTAGTAGAAAGTTCTGCGGTCACTAAAGATACCCTGTTGCTAACCGCAGATGTTCGTTATGCGTTACGTCATGCTATCGTTAATGAACTCAATCGGGATAAAAAAGAGTTGCCGGTCTATACCATCAATAATGAATTGGAAAATCTGTTGCTGGGTGCATTAAGTCAATCTCAGCAAACAAGTAAAATTTCCCTCGACAGTTTCCCCGTCGATCCCAACATCCTGACCCAACTGCAAAACAATATGCCGATTATCAACGAGCAAATGAAAGTTCAGGGGCATACGCCAATTTTGTTGGTCACACCTCAGCTACGGCCTTTGCTTGCCCGCTATGCACGGCTATTTTCGCAGGGTTTAAATGTATTGTCTTATAACGAAATACCGGATGATATGGATTTAACCGTCGTAGGTACATTGGATTAG
- a CDS encoding flagellar type III secretion system protein FlhB produces the protein MSGGGGEKSEKPTGGKLSKARRKGDIPRSKDMTMGAGLLASFFTLALFFPYYRQLCEESFISIGMMAGKLDDNGAMEQFMLRNFLVIFKFIATLLPIPLVSIIASLIPGGWIFTTSKLIQDLKKLSPISGFKRLFSLSHITDVLKMLLKCTVLIFTLCIMVKNNLAELMYLQSIHLQEAISLGFSHYHYIFAYFIAIIIIFSLFDVPLSKYMFIKKMKMTKQEVKEEHKNNDGNPHTKARIRQLQHQFSIGQINKTVPVADVIITNPTHYSVALKYDPQKASAPYIVAKGKDDIALYIRKVAQENGIEVVEFPPLARVIYHSTRVNQQIPAPLYRAIAQVLTYVMQIKSWRSGQAEKPALDTHLGIPKEMLKAHDK, from the coding sequence ATGTCTGGTGGCGGTGGTGAAAAAAGTGAAAAGCCTACGGGGGGGAAATTATCCAAGGCACGTAGAAAAGGAGATATTCCTCGTTCAAAAGATATGACGATGGGGGCGGGATTATTGGCTTCTTTTTTTACCCTGGCCTTATTTTTTCCTTATTACAGGCAATTGTGTGAAGAATCATTTATTTCTATTGGTATGATGGCAGGAAAATTGGATGATAATGGTGCGATGGAGCAATTCATGCTACGTAATTTCTTGGTTATTTTTAAGTTTATCGCTACGCTATTGCCGATTCCTCTGGTCAGCATAATTGCTTCTTTAATACCCGGAGGATGGATTTTTACCACGTCAAAATTAATTCAGGATCTAAAAAAATTGAGTCCTATTAGTGGATTTAAACGTTTATTTTCTCTCAGCCATATTACTGATGTACTAAAAATGTTGCTAAAATGCACGGTGTTAATTTTTACACTCTGCATTATGGTAAAAAATAATTTAGCAGAACTCATGTATTTACAATCTATTCATTTGCAAGAAGCGATTTCTCTCGGATTCAGTCATTATCATTATATATTCGCTTATTTTATCGCTATTATCATTATTTTTTCTTTATTTGATGTACCACTCAGTAAATATATGTTTATTAAAAAAATGAAAATGACCAAGCAGGAGGTTAAAGAAGAACATAAAAATAACGACGGCAATCCACACACCAAAGCACGGATACGCCAATTACAACATCAATTTTCTATTGGTCAAATTAATAAAACCGTTCCGGTTGCAGATGTTATTATTACCAATCCGACTCATTATTCGGTAGCCTTAAAATATGATCCTCAAAAAGCCAGTGCACCCTATATTGTTGCCAAGGGTAAAGATGATATTGCGTTATATATACGCAAAGTTGCTCAAGAAAATGGTATTGAAGTCGTGGAATTTCCGCCACTGGCACGCGTGATATATCATTCAACCCGGGTCAATCAACAAATTCCAGCCCCATTGTATCGGGCAATAGCACAAGTACTTACTTACGTGATGCAAATAAAATCCTGGCGTTCTGGGCAGGCAGAAAAACCTGCCTTGGATACACACCTAGGGATCCCCAAAGAGATGCTAAAAGCCCATGATAAATAA
- a CDS encoding flagellar biosynthetic protein FliR: protein MEIDIKALITALFALWLPFVRILSFLHFCPLLGHKAFNRKSKLGAALLLAILITPMLNQNIILKDLLSMRALLLVAEQILWGWLFGSTLGLVFIALQTAGHILSMNMGLGMAIMNDPGSDASTVVVAQIIFVFSVLIFFTVDGHLLFISILYKGFTYWPIGDAINNFSLRSLSLSMGWIISSAVLLALPTTFIMLTVQGAFGLLNRVSPTLNLFSLGFPISMLFGLFCLVLIMTNIPDHYLHLSNEILAQLDKMKGY from the coding sequence ATGGAGATCGATATTAAGGCACTTATCACAGCGCTATTTGCACTGTGGCTACCTTTTGTGCGTATCCTATCTTTTTTGCATTTTTGTCCGCTATTGGGTCACAAAGCATTTAACCGTAAAAGTAAGCTGGGTGCTGCATTGCTATTAGCGATTTTGATTACTCCGATGTTAAATCAAAATATTATCCTGAAAGATTTGTTATCGATGCGGGCATTGTTGTTGGTCGCCGAGCAGATTTTATGGGGGTGGCTATTTGGTTCGACCCTTGGCCTGGTTTTTATTGCCTTGCAGACTGCCGGACACATTCTATCAATGAATATGGGTTTAGGAATGGCAATAATGAACGATCCCGGCAGTGACGCATCCACTGTCGTTGTTGCGCAAATTATTTTTGTTTTTAGTGTGTTAATATTTTTTACTGTCGATGGACATTTGCTTTTTATTAGTATTTTATATAAAGGTTTTACCTATTGGCCGATTGGCGATGCCATTAATAATTTTTCATTACGTTCATTGTCTCTGAGTATGGGATGGATTATTTCGTCAGCCGTGCTATTAGCGTTACCAACAACCTTTATTATGTTAACTGTTCAAGGCGCATTTGGTTTGCTAAATCGAGTATCGCCAACCCTGAATCTTTTTTCGCTAGGCTTTCCGATTAGCATGTTATTCGGTTTATTTTGTCTGGTGTTGATCATGACCAATATACCTGATCACTATTTGCATCTGAGTAATGAGATCCTCGCACAATTAGATAAAATGAAGGGGTACTGA
- the fliQ gene encoding flagellar biosynthesis protein FliQ yields the protein MMTMDIAGDIVAQGVSLVLIISVVAIVPSLLVGLCVSIFQATTQINEQTLSFLPRLSVTLLVLILAGKWMITKLSDFTISIFTQAAQLVG from the coding sequence ATGATGACGATGGATATCGCTGGGGATATTGTGGCTCAGGGCGTCAGTTTAGTGCTGATAATATCGGTTGTCGCCATCGTACCCAGCTTATTGGTGGGGTTGTGTGTCAGTATCTTTCAAGCAACCACGCAAATCAACGAACAAACCTTAAGCTTTTTACCTCGCCTTAGTGTCACTTTGTTGGTACTGATTTTGGCCGGTAAATGGATGATCACCAAGTTGAGCGATTTTACCATTTCTATTTTCACCCAAGCTGCTCAGTTGGTGGGGTAA
- the fliP gene encoding flagellar type III secretion system pore protein FliP (The bacterial flagellar biogenesis protein FliP forms a type III secretion system (T3SS)-type pore required for flagellar assembly.), with amino-acid sequence MPNSRSLVGLTRGLLLICGLLFSSVLFAQDGGITFFSTTETASGQDYNVKIEILILMTLLALLPIMFLMMTCFTRFIIVLAILRQALGLQQSPPNKILVGIAMSLTLLIMRPVWTKIYDNAVLPFQNDEITLKQALMKAQQPLKNFMLAQTSTSSLDQMMGIAQVTGAAQEQDLSVVTPAYVLSELKTAFQIGFMIYLPFLVIDLIVASVLMAMGMMMLSPLIVSLPFKLMLFVLCDGWTLIVGTLTASIQGL; translated from the coding sequence ATGCCCAATTCGCGTAGCCTGGTCGGTTTAACAAGAGGTTTATTGTTGATCTGCGGATTGCTGTTTTCCTCTGTTCTGTTTGCACAGGACGGAGGCATCACTTTCTTCAGTACCACTGAAACAGCCAGCGGGCAAGATTACAACGTAAAAATTGAAATCCTGATCCTGATGACTTTGTTGGCCCTGCTGCCAATTATGTTTTTGATGATGACCTGTTTTACCCGTTTTATTATCGTGCTAGCGATCTTGCGCCAAGCCTTAGGTTTACAACAAAGCCCACCCAATAAAATTCTGGTGGGTATTGCCATGTCTCTAACGCTGCTGATCATGCGTCCAGTCTGGACGAAAATTTATGATAATGCCGTGCTACCTTTTCAAAATGATGAAATCACACTCAAGCAGGCGTTGATGAAAGCACAACAACCGCTGAAAAATTTTATGCTGGCTCAGACCAGTACTTCATCATTAGACCAGATGATGGGGATCGCGCAGGTTACCGGTGCGGCGCAAGAGCAAGATCTGAGTGTGGTGACGCCGGCTTATGTACTCAGTGAATTGAAAACAGCATTTCAGATTGGTTTTATGATTTATCTTCCCTTTTTGGTGATTGATCTGATTGTTGCCAGTGTTTTGATGGCAATGGGAATGATGATGTTGTCCCCTTTGATCGTTTCTTTGCCGTTCAAGCTGATGTTATTTGTGCTCTGTGATGGCTGGACGCTGATCGTCGGTACTCTAACCGCTAGCATACAGGGGCTATGA
- the fliN gene encoding flagellar motor switch protein FliN, translating to MTDEQKELNADLDLDLDFTLDQIADSESSDVDAVEPQQNTVTESAVAKSALAEKARNMSLFNRIPVALTLEVASVELSLAELMSINTQSIVELDKPAGEPLDIKVNGILFGKAEVVVLNDKYGLRIIELNNQNLGELAL from the coding sequence ATGACTGACGAGCAAAAAGAATTAAACGCCGATCTTGACCTCGATCTCGATTTTACCTTAGATCAGATAGCAGATAGCGAATCAAGTGATGTGGATGCTGTTGAACCTCAACAAAATACTGTTACTGAATCTGCAGTAGCCAAATCAGCGCTAGCCGAAAAAGCACGTAATATGTCATTGTTTAATCGTATTCCAGTTGCATTAACATTGGAGGTGGCATCGGTTGAACTTTCATTGGCTGAGCTGATGTCTATCAACACGCAATCCATTGTTGAACTGGATAAACCTGCCGGTGAACCCCTTGATATCAAGGTAAATGGTATTTTATTCGGTAAGGCCGAAGTGGTCGTACTCAACGATAAATATGGCCTGCGAATTATTGAGTTGAATAATCAGAATCTGGGTGAACTTGCCCTATGA
- a CDS encoding FliM/FliN family flagellar motor switch protein, producing the protein MRRDILCKQSKGVQLKNVQSKKIKAKIYQGDQLPEVMTLDINKLGRPYNKVPKIISDYFDILDSKISLFFLKKYRVNLSLKNINTEMDCSHKNAKVFSTELGNVAFDTERSFLLSMLNGYYGLSKDNTAVESGVQTSITKTEERLKNKLGIELTQLFLNIDDFGEPLVLKNTHSTFVKKWSYRIIFSLAGDEQHVFYLLLDANHVDRLLRSHQSDDEEEKKAGNNKAALPLEELFNKLPVTLNCRLTSVNLTLAELKVLKEGEIITVSMPERFPVFIGREQMFNATITESRGKLFLSEFNEKTMR; encoded by the coding sequence ATGAGGCGTGATATCCTTTGCAAGCAGTCAAAAGGCGTGCAATTAAAAAATGTACAATCAAAAAAAATCAAGGCAAAAATCTATCAAGGTGATCAATTACCAGAGGTAATGACACTCGATATCAATAAACTGGGTCGCCCTTACAACAAAGTACCCAAAATAATTTCTGATTATTTTGATATTTTAGACTCTAAAATTAGCCTGTTTTTCCTAAAAAAATATCGGGTTAATCTATCGTTAAAGAATATTAATACCGAGATGGACTGTAGCCATAAAAACGCTAAAGTCTTCAGTACTGAATTGGGAAATGTCGCTTTCGATACTGAACGTAGTTTTTTATTGAGTATGCTCAATGGCTATTATGGACTCAGTAAAGATAATACTGCTGTTGAATCCGGGGTACAAACATCGATAACCAAAACAGAAGAAAGACTGAAAAATAAACTGGGCATTGAGTTAACACAATTATTTCTGAATATCGATGATTTTGGTGAACCATTGGTATTAAAAAATACTCATAGTACCTTTGTTAAAAAATGGTCTTATCGCATAATATTTTCATTAGCCGGTGACGAACAGCATGTTTTTTATCTTTTACTTGATGCTAATCATGTTGATAGATTACTCCGTTCTCATCAGTCTGACGATGAAGAAGAGAAAAAGGCAGGTAATAATAAAGCAGCGCTCCCTTTGGAAGAATTGTTTAATAAATTGCCGGTTACGTTAAACTGTAGATTAACCAGTGTTAACCTCACATTAGCCGAATTAAAAGTGCTGAAGGAAGGAGAGATTATTACTGTCTCTATGCCTGAACGTTTTCCGGTTTTTATTGGTAGAGAACAAATGTTTAATGCAACCATTACAGAAAGTCGCGGAAAACTTTTCCTTTCCGAATTCAATGAAAAAACGATGAGATAA
- a CDS encoding flagellar hook-basal body complex protein FliE — translation MTDEYKVNLMGIASLQAPILQKMQQVIVIAANGAFANTVLTLDKESTPFSFARIFDHAIDSVDQLQHVASDKQEAIDMGISDDLTGTMLESQKASVAFSALQKVNDKLLTAMNEIINTPL, via the coding sequence ATGACGGATGAGTATAAAGTTAATTTGATGGGTATCGCTTCTTTGCAAGCACCCATACTGCAAAAAATGCAGCAGGTAATAGTCATTGCTGCCAATGGTGCTTTTGCGAATACGGTGTTAACTCTTGATAAAGAGAGCACGCCCTTCTCTTTCGCCAGGATTTTCGATCACGCGATTGATAGTGTGGATCAACTACAACATGTGGCCAGTGACAAACAGGAAGCAATAGATATGGGCATCAGTGACGATTTAACTGGCACCATGTTAGAGAGTCAAAAAGCGAGCGTGGCTTTCTCGGCACTGCAGAAGGTGAACGACAAGCTCCTCACTGCAATGAATGAAATCATCAATACTCCGCTGTAA